In Bacillota bacterium, a single genomic region encodes these proteins:
- the nuoE gene encoding NADH-quinone oxidoreductase subunit NuoE, with the protein MSVTCECLDEKYQELDKILDQYRGQKNALITVLHKAQELFGYLPQDVQMKTAEALEVSLAEVYGVVTFYALFSTKPKGKYKIGACKGTACYVRGSERVLERIEKELGVKAGDTTPDAKFSLEIVRCLGACGLGPVIMVNDDVHARLKPDKIPGVLGRYK; encoded by the coding sequence ATGAGTGTAACCTGCGAATGCTTGGACGAAAAGTACCAGGAGCTCGATAAGATCCTCGATCAGTACAGAGGGCAGAAGAATGCCCTGATCACGGTCCTTCACAAGGCCCAGGAGCTGTTCGGTTATCTGCCGCAGGACGTGCAGATGAAGACGGCCGAGGCCCTGGAGGTGTCCCTGGCCGAGGTCTACGGGGTCGTCACCTTCTATGCCCTCTTCTCGACCAAGCCGAAGGGGAAGTACAAGATCGGGGCCTGTAAGGGTACTGCCTGCTACGTCCGGGGCTCGGAACGAGTCTTGGAGCGGATCGAGAAAGAACTCGGGGTCAAGGCCGGCGACACCACCCCGGACGCCAAGTTCTCGCTGGAGATCGTCCGGTGCCTCGGGGCCTGCGGGCTCGGGCCGGTGATCATGGTCAACGACGACGTCCACGCCCGGTTGAAGCCAGACAAGATCCCCGGCGTTCTTGGCCGCTACAAGTAG
- a CDS encoding (2Fe-2S) ferredoxin domain-containing protein, producing MSHLKSLDELEKIRQRALEETRVRQAGHKTQITIGMGTCGIAAGARETMAAILAELGKRNLTDVVITQTGCVGLCEKEPLVDVTKPGKPKVTYGNVDAEKAKKIVAQHVINDQVVGEWVVATR from the coding sequence GTGAGCCATTTGAAGTCCCTGGATGAACTGGAGAAGATCCGGCAGCGGGCCCTGGAGGAAACGCGGGTCCGCCAAGCGGGACATAAGACTCAGATCACCATCGGTATGGGGACCTGCGGGATCGCCGCCGGCGCCCGCGAGACCATGGCGGCCATCCTGGCCGAACTGGGCAAGCGGAACCTCACCGACGTCGTCATCACCCAGACCGGATGTGTCGGACTATGCGAGAAAGAACCCCTGGTCGATGTGACCAAGCCGGGCAAGCCGAAGGTCACCTACGGCAACGTTGATGCCGAGAAGGCCAAGAAGATCGTGGCCCAACACGTCATCAACGATCAGGTAGTAGGGGAATGGGTAGTCGCCACTAGATGA
- the nuoF gene encoding NADH-quinone oxidoreductase subunit NuoF: MDLYRSHVLVCAGAGCVSSNCKAVEEALVAEVHKLGLDKEVRIVETGCMGPCDLGPVMVVYPEGVFYKKLKPEDAVEIANEHLLKGRLVEHLTYKLPGTDEAVPSYADIDFFNKQYRIALRNCGQIDPLNVEEAIGRDAYAALGKALTKMTPADVIDTIKKSGLRGRGGGGFPTGTKWDFCAKAKGSPKYVVCNADEGDPGAFMDRSVMEGDPHSVIEAMAIGGYAIGANQGYVYIRAEYPLAVERLTHAIKQAREYGLLGKNIFGTGFDFDLDIRVGAGAFVCGEETALLTSIEGRRGEPRPRPPFPANEGLFRRPTVINNVETWACVSPIILKGADWFAAIGTEKSKGTKVFALAGKIVNTGLVEVPMGTPLGEIIFDIGGGIPNNKKFKAAQTGGPSGGCIPTEYLNTRVDYDTLTALGTIMGSGGLIIMDEDTCMVDLAKYFLEFVQDESCGKCTPCRIGTKRMLEILQRITRGQGKEGDIELLIEMSNEIKNSALCGLGQTAPNPVLSTIRYFRHEYEQHIKEHKCAASVCAMLFKSPCQNTCPANVDVPVYLDHIRNKRFGEAYLTVKEENPFPAICGRVCNHPCESKCRRAQIDEPLAIRSLKRFAGDWALQNNGHKPVKVEAKKGDKVAVIGSGPAGLSAAYYLAVKGYPVTVFEALPVAGGMMAVGIPEYRLPKKLLKSEIETIEKAGVEIKTGVRVGKEITLEGLRKKGYKAIFLAVGAHKSQRLDIPGEDLAGVFHATDFLRQVNLGEDVKMKGKKVAVIGGGNAAIDSARVALRLGAAAVKVVYRRRRDEMPALREEVDDAEHEGIEFLFLAAPKSVLGKDGRVIGLECLRMKLGEFDRSGRRRPMAVEGSEFVIDADVVIPAVSQAPEIEALNNGQKLEINRDGTVAVDGKMATKLPGVFAGGDCVTGPDTVIGAIAAGKTVASAIDKYLDGDGNVVPTSVVVRKISGEIVEDERPRSKMPCVGAKDRCKSFAEVELGFDEKAAVLEASRCLRCDVKE; this comes from the coding sequence ATGGATCTCTATCGCTCGCACGTCCTGGTCTGCGCCGGCGCCGGATGTGTCTCCTCGAACTGTAAGGCCGTAGAGGAGGCCCTTGTCGCCGAGGTCCACAAGCTCGGCCTGGATAAGGAAGTCCGGATCGTCGAGACCGGATGCATGGGTCCGTGCGACCTCGGCCCGGTGATGGTGGTCTATCCCGAAGGCGTCTTCTACAAGAAACTCAAACCCGAGGACGCCGTCGAGATCGCCAACGAGCATCTTCTCAAGGGCCGCCTGGTCGAGCACCTGACCTACAAGCTTCCCGGCACGGACGAGGCCGTCCCGTCCTACGCCGACATCGATTTCTTCAACAAGCAGTACCGCATCGCCCTGAGGAATTGCGGCCAGATCGATCCGCTTAACGTCGAGGAGGCCATCGGCCGCGACGCCTATGCCGCCCTCGGCAAGGCCCTGACCAAGATGACCCCGGCCGACGTGATCGACACAATCAAGAAATCCGGGCTCCGCGGCCGTGGCGGCGGCGGGTTCCCGACCGGGACCAAGTGGGACTTCTGCGCCAAGGCCAAGGGCAGCCCGAAGTACGTGGTCTGCAACGCCGACGAAGGCGACCCCGGGGCCTTCATGGATCGCAGCGTCATGGAGGGCGACCCGCACTCAGTCATCGAGGCCATGGCCATCGGCGGTTACGCCATCGGGGCAAATCAAGGCTACGTCTACATCCGAGCCGAGTACCCGCTGGCCGTCGAGCGCCTTACCCACGCCATCAAGCAGGCCCGTGAATACGGGCTGTTAGGCAAGAACATCTTCGGCACCGGGTTCGACTTCGACCTGGACATCCGGGTCGGCGCCGGGGCCTTCGTCTGCGGCGAGGAAACCGCTCTTCTGACTTCGATCGAGGGCCGACGCGGCGAGCCGCGGCCGAGACCGCCCTTCCCGGCCAATGAGGGCCTCTTCCGTAGGCCGACGGTCATCAACAACGTTGAGACCTGGGCCTGCGTGAGCCCGATCATCCTCAAGGGGGCCGACTGGTTCGCCGCCATCGGCACCGAGAAGTCCAAGGGGACCAAGGTCTTCGCCCTGGCCGGCAAGATCGTCAACACCGGCCTGGTCGAGGTCCCGATGGGCACCCCGCTCGGGGAGATCATCTTCGACATCGGCGGCGGCATCCCCAACAACAAGAAGTTCAAGGCGGCCCAGACCGGCGGCCCGTCCGGCGGCTGCATCCCGACCGAGTACTTGAACACGCGGGTCGACTACGACACCCTCACCGCCCTCGGGACGATCATGGGGTCCGGCGGCCTGATTATCATGGACGAGGACACCTGCATGGTCGACTTGGCCAAGTACTTCCTGGAGTTCGTCCAGGACGAGTCGTGCGGCAAGTGCACCCCGTGCCGCATCGGGACCAAGCGGATGCTGGAGATCCTCCAGCGGATCACCCGCGGCCAGGGCAAGGAAGGCGACATCGAGCTTTTGATCGAGATGTCCAACGAGATCAAGAACTCGGCCCTGTGCGGCCTCGGGCAGACCGCCCCGAACCCGGTTCTGTCGACCATCCGCTACTTCAGGCACGAGTACGAGCAGCACATCAAGGAGCACAAGTGCGCCGCTTCGGTCTGTGCGATGCTCTTCAAATCGCCCTGCCAGAACACTTGCCCGGCCAACGTCGACGTGCCGGTCTACCTCGATCACATCCGGAACAAGCGGTTCGGAGAGGCCTACCTGACGGTCAAGGAAGAGAACCCCTTCCCGGCCATCTGCGGTCGCGTTTGTAATCATCCCTGTGAGTCCAAGTGCCGCCGCGCCCAGATCGACGAGCCTCTGGCCATCCGGTCCCTGAAGCGCTTCGCCGGCGACTGGGCCCTCCAGAACAACGGGCACAAGCCGGTCAAGGTCGAGGCCAAGAAGGGCGACAAGGTGGCCGTCATCGGCTCCGGCCCGGCCGGCCTCTCGGCGGCCTACTACTTGGCCGTCAAGGGTTACCCGGTGACCGTGTTCGAAGCCCTGCCGGTGGCCGGCGGGATGATGGCTGTCGGCATCCCCGAGTACCGCCTGCCCAAGAAGCTGCTCAAGTCCGAGATCGAGACGATCGAAAAGGCCGGTGTCGAGATCAAGACCGGCGTCCGGGTGGGCAAGGAGATCACCCTCGAAGGCCTCCGGAAGAAGGGCTACAAGGCCATCTTCCTGGCCGTCGGCGCCCACAAGAGCCAGCGCCTGGACATCCCGGGCGAGGATCTGGCCGGCGTGTTCCACGCGACCGACTTCCTCCGCCAGGTCAACCTGGGAGAGGACGTCAAGATGAAGGGCAAGAAGGTCGCCGTCATCGGCGGCGGTAACGCGGCCATCGACTCGGCCCGGGTGGCCCTGCGCCTCGGGGCGGCCGCGGTCAAGGTCGTCTATCGCCGGCGCCGCGACGAGATGCCGGCCCTCCGCGAGGAGGTCGACGATGCCGAGCACGAAGGGATCGAGTTCCTGTTCCTGGCCGCCCCGAAGTCGGTCCTCGGCAAGGACGGCAGGGTCATCGGGCTCGAGTGCCTGAGGATGAAGCTCGGCGAGTTCGACCGCAGCGGGCGGCGGCGCCCGATGGCCGTCGAAGGCTCGGAGTTCGTCATCGATGCCGACGTGGTCATCCCGGCCGTCAGCCAGGCCCCTGAGATCGAGGCCCTGAACAACGGCCAGAAGCTCGAGATCAACCGGGACGGCACCGTAGCCGTCGACGGCAAGATGGCCACCAAGCTTCCCGGAGTCTTCGCCGGTGGCGACTGCGTCACCGGTCCGGACACCGTCATCGGAGCGATCGCCGCCGGCAAGACGGTCGCCTCGGCCATCGACAAGTACCTCGATGGCGACGGCAACGTCGTCCCGACGTCGGTGGTCGTCCGCAAGATCAGCGGCGAGATCGTCGAGGACGAGCGGCCGCGGTCCAAGATGCCCTGTGTCGGCGCCAAGGACCGTTGCAAGAGCTTCGCCGAGGTCGAACTGGGCTTCGACGAAAAAGCCGCTGTCCTGGAAGCCTCACGTTGCCTCCGTTGCGACGTGAAGGAGTAA
- a CDS encoding transcriptional regulator, with protein MRLSEITRILDAEVLCGTDKLDSDVSAAFACDLMSDVLAFSGPRPLLLTGLTNSQVVRTAEVIDAPAIIFVRGKRPTAAIIALATEKGLACLLTTRLMYESCGLLYQAGLPGCRPGKEVTGGGQGVGAV; from the coding sequence GTGAGACTGTCAGAGATCACCCGGATCCTCGACGCCGAGGTCCTTTGCGGGACCGACAAGCTCGACAGCGACGTCAGCGCGGCTTTTGCCTGCGACCTGATGAGCGACGTCTTGGCCTTCTCGGGGCCGAGGCCGCTCCTGCTGACGGGCTTAACCAACAGCCAAGTGGTGCGGACGGCGGAGGTCATCGACGCCCCGGCGATCATCTTCGTCCGCGGCAAGCGCCCGACCGCCGCGATCATCGCCCTGGCCACGGAGAAGGGCTTGGCCTGTCTGCTGACCACCAGATTGATGTACGAGAGCTGCGGGCTCCTTTATCAGGCCGGGCTTCCGGGTTGCCGGCCGGGAAAAGAAGTCACCGGGGGCGGTCAGGGTGTCGGAGCAGTCTAG
- a CDS encoding PHP domain-containing protein, with product MSQLFSADIHIHTSLSPCAADDASPSRVVHRARQRGLDIIAITDHNSCENVEAAVIAGERVGLTVWPGMELQTKEEVHLLCLFPDVRAATEFQSLVYAHLPAVENRPERLGRQPLYDEQGELLGECRRLLLVSSDLGLDDAFKIVTRSGGACLPAHVDRKAYSLIGVLGAVPTGVPFPGYEVSRPQSIPAVLAACPWIHEASIVASSDAHRLEDIVSGKTSLLMAGPSLAEFVAALEGREDRKVVVRQES from the coding sequence ATGTCACAGTTATTTTCTGCAGATATACACATTCATACCTCGCTCTCGCCCTGCGCCGCGGATGACGCCTCCCCATCGCGGGTCGTACACCGGGCCCGCCAACGGGGGCTGGACATCATCGCCATCACCGACCACAACAGCTGTGAGAACGTCGAGGCGGCGGTCATCGCCGGGGAGCGGGTCGGCCTGACCGTCTGGCCGGGGATGGAGCTCCAGACGAAGGAAGAAGTCCATCTGCTCTGCCTTTTCCCGGACGTGAGGGCGGCAACAGAGTTTCAGTCCCTGGTCTATGCCCACCTGCCGGCGGTCGAGAACCGGCCCGAGCGGCTCGGCCGGCAGCCGCTCTACGACGAGCAAGGGGAGCTCCTGGGAGAGTGCCGTCGGCTCCTCTTGGTTTCAAGTGATCTTGGTTTGGATGACGCCTTCAAGATCGTCACCAGGAGCGGTGGGGCGTGCCTTCCGGCCCACGTCGACCGCAAAGCATACAGCCTGATCGGGGTCCTTGGGGCGGTTCCCACCGGGGTACCCTTTCCGGGCTACGAAGTCTCCCGACCGCAGTCCATCCCGGCGGTCCTTGCGGCTTGCCCATGGATCCACGAGGCCTCCATCGTCGCCTCGTCGGACGCCCATCGGCTCGAGGACATCGTCAGTGGGAAGACGTCATTGTTGATGGCCGGGCCGAGCTTGGCGGAGTTTGTGGCCGCGCTGGAAGGCCGTGAAGACCGAAAGGTGGTGGTCCGTCAGGAATCATGA
- a CDS encoding anti-sigma regulatory factor, whose translation MSEQSSPPGVPQASLQLAYPVRGLDFSSAGEAAGRIKRALQQIGVPSAVIRRAAIVAYEAEMNIVIHARQGTLRASISPGRIELIAEDEGPGIADIEQAMQEGFSTAPDHIREMGFGAGMGLSNIKRCSSQMTIVSDVGRGTKVTAILTGW comes from the coding sequence GTGTCGGAGCAGTCTAGCCCGCCGGGCGTCCCCCAAGCTTCGCTCCAACTCGCCTATCCCGTGCGGGGTCTCGACTTCAGTTCGGCCGGGGAAGCCGCCGGCCGGATCAAGCGAGCCCTTCAGCAGATCGGGGTCCCCTCGGCGGTCATCAGGCGGGCGGCCATCGTCGCCTATGAGGCCGAGATGAACATCGTCATCCACGCCCGTCAGGGCACTCTGCGGGCGAGCATCTCCCCCGGACGGATCGAACTCATCGCTGAAGACGAAGGACCCGGGATCGCGGATATCGAGCAAGCCATGCAGGAAGGCTTCTCGACCGCTCCCGACCACATCCGTGAGATGGGGTTTGGAGCGGGCATGGGACTATCCAACATCAAGAGATGCTCCAGTCAGATGACAATCGTCTCAGACGTCGGCCGGGGCACCAAGGTCACGGCGATCCTCACCGGCTGGTAG
- a CDS encoding NADH-dependent [FeFe] hydrogenase, group A6, giving the protein MATVTLTIDNQKVEIEEGATILDAAKKAGIDIPTLCYLEDINEIGACRVCVVEVKGAKALQAACVAPVANGMVVSTSSPAVRSSRRLTVELLLSNHPTDCLICPRNLNCELQALAETMGIRQVRFEGAKSKYPVDDSTPSIIRNPEKCVLCRRCVAVCEKVQGVRAIAPIERGFDTVIAPAFGDTLSEVACAMCGQCSLVCPTAAIVERDDTDKVWAALADPKKHVVVQTAPATRVAIGEPFGAAPGSIVTGKMVAALRRLGFDKVFDTDFTADLTILEEGSELIERVTHGGVLPLITSCSPGWIKFIEHFYPQLLPHLSTCKSPQQMFGALAKTYYAEKAGVNPADVFSVSIMPCTAKKFEITRPEMNDSGYKDVDVVLTTRELARMIKQAGIDFENLPEEKYDDPFGITTGAAVIFGATGGVMEAALRTAYELITGKTLGNVNFTAVRGLEGVKEATVQVGDLPVKVAVAHGLGNARKLMDKLAKGEADYHFIEIMCCPGGCIGGGGQPIPTNTEIRQQRINGIYTADERMALRKSHESPAVQQLYKEFLGKPLGHKSHELLHTHYTPRGKYPKNGEKK; this is encoded by the coding sequence ATGGCAACCGTGACCTTGACCATCGACAATCAAAAGGTCGAAATCGAAGAGGGCGCCACAATCCTCGACGCGGCAAAGAAGGCAGGCATCGACATCCCGACCCTCTGCTACCTGGAGGACATTAACGAAATAGGGGCCTGCCGAGTCTGCGTCGTCGAGGTGAAAGGGGCCAAGGCCTTGCAGGCGGCGTGCGTCGCCCCCGTGGCGAACGGGATGGTCGTCTCGACCAGCTCCCCGGCCGTGCGGTCGTCCCGGCGCCTGACCGTCGAGCTGCTCCTGTCCAACCATCCGACCGACTGCCTGATCTGCCCGCGGAACCTCAACTGCGAGCTGCAGGCCCTGGCCGAGACGATGGGCATCCGGCAAGTCCGTTTCGAGGGCGCGAAGTCAAAGTACCCCGTGGACGACTCGACCCCGTCGATCATCCGCAATCCGGAGAAGTGCGTTCTGTGCCGCCGCTGCGTGGCGGTGTGCGAGAAGGTCCAGGGGGTCAGGGCCATCGCCCCCATCGAACGCGGCTTCGATACCGTCATCGCCCCGGCTTTCGGCGACACCCTGAGCGAAGTGGCCTGCGCCATGTGCGGGCAGTGCTCGTTGGTCTGCCCGACCGCGGCCATCGTCGAGCGGGACGACACCGACAAGGTCTGGGCGGCCCTCGCCGACCCGAAGAAGCACGTCGTCGTCCAGACCGCTCCGGCCACCCGGGTGGCCATCGGCGAGCCGTTCGGAGCCGCCCCCGGGTCGATCGTCACCGGCAAGATGGTCGCCGCCCTTCGGCGACTGGGCTTCGACAAGGTCTTCGACACCGACTTCACCGCCGACCTGACCATCCTCGAGGAAGGCTCGGAGCTCATCGAGCGGGTCACCCACGGTGGAGTCCTGCCGTTAATCACCTCCTGCAGCCCCGGCTGGATCAAGTTCATCGAGCACTTCTACCCGCAGCTTCTGCCGCACCTGTCGACCTGCAAGTCGCCGCAGCAGATGTTCGGTGCCCTGGCCAAGACGTACTACGCCGAGAAGGCCGGGGTCAACCCGGCCGACGTCTTCTCGGTCTCGATCATGCCGTGCACGGCCAAGAAGTTCGAAATCACCCGGCCGGAGATGAACGATAGCGGGTACAAGGATGTCGACGTCGTCCTGACCACCCGCGAGCTGGCGCGGATGATCAAGCAGGCCGGCATCGACTTCGAGAACTTGCCCGAGGAGAAGTACGACGATCCGTTCGGGATCACCACCGGCGCGGCCGTCATCTTCGGGGCCACCGGCGGCGTCATGGAGGCCGCCCTCCGGACGGCGTACGAGCTGATCACCGGCAAGACCCTCGGCAACGTCAACTTCACCGCCGTCCGCGGCCTCGAGGGGGTCAAGGAAGCCACCGTCCAGGTGGGCGACCTGCCGGTCAAGGTGGCCGTGGCCCACGGCCTCGGCAATGCCCGGAAGCTCATGGATAAGCTGGCCAAGGGTGAAGCCGACTACCACTTCATCGAGATCATGTGCTGCCCAGGCGGCTGCATTGGCGGCGGCGGGCAGCCGATCCCGACGAACACCGAGATCCGTCAACAGCGAATCAACGGCATCTACACGGCCGATGAGCGGATGGCCCTTCGCAAATCCCACGAGAGCCCGGCCGTCCAGCAACTCTATAAGGAGTTCCTGGGCAAGCCGTTGGGACACAAGTCCCACGAGCTCC
- a CDS encoding [Fe-Fe] hydrogenase large subunit C-terminal domain-containing protein — translation MVQYFHSVKLDREACKGCTNCIKRCPTEAIRVREGKAVILEERCIDCGECIRICPNHAKSALTDPFTRLGDFAHRIALPAPSFYGQFRPETPPEAFLQALLKIGFDDVYEVPYAAEAVSQAIRRYMEEHRYRRPLISSACPAVVRLLQVRFPELLEQVIPVESPMEVAAYLAKDKASADLGLEKKKIGAFFISPCAAKVTAVKQPVGRAESNVDGAFAMAAVYGEVLKHLGRGSAKRPPRRIRAGGLGIGWGRAGGENVAIGKGSLLAVDGIHSVIAVLEEVEKGRLHDVDYLEAQACIGGCIGGPLAVENPFVARVRMKNLSEQSGQKGFQFSADELANWYDQGLLTMSKKVAARPVMQLDKDLQQAITMTGTLERTVGELPGLDCGSCGSPSCRTLAEDIVRGVAFETDCVFKLRDRVQVLAQEVLELARKVPPAMGQKGPNANQGQGGASGQSPPGAVDGSPSGGQGR, via the coding sequence ATGGTCCAGTACTTCCACTCGGTCAAGCTCGACCGGGAGGCCTGCAAGGGCTGCACCAACTGCATCAAGCGCTGCCCGACCGAGGCCATCCGGGTCCGCGAGGGGAAGGCGGTCATCCTCGAGGAGCGGTGCATCGATTGCGGCGAGTGCATCCGCATCTGTCCGAACCACGCCAAGTCGGCCCTGACCGATCCCTTCACGCGGCTCGGCGACTTCGCCCACCGGATCGCCCTGCCGGCGCCGTCGTTCTACGGACAGTTTCGTCCCGAGACGCCGCCCGAAGCCTTCCTTCAGGCCTTGCTGAAGATCGGCTTCGACGACGTCTACGAGGTACCGTACGCCGCGGAAGCGGTCTCTCAGGCCATCCGGCGCTACATGGAGGAGCACCGCTACCGCCGCCCGCTGATCTCCTCGGCCTGCCCGGCGGTGGTCCGGTTGCTGCAGGTCCGTTTCCCCGAACTCCTCGAGCAGGTCATCCCGGTCGAGTCGCCGATGGAGGTCGCCGCCTACCTGGCCAAGGACAAGGCCTCGGCCGACCTGGGGCTGGAAAAGAAGAAGATCGGGGCCTTCTTCATCAGCCCCTGCGCGGCCAAGGTGACCGCGGTCAAGCAGCCGGTCGGGCGGGCCGAGTCGAACGTCGACGGGGCCTTCGCCATGGCCGCGGTCTACGGTGAAGTGCTCAAACACCTCGGGCGGGGATCGGCCAAGCGCCCACCCAGGCGGATCCGGGCCGGCGGCCTGGGCATCGGTTGGGGCCGGGCCGGCGGCGAGAACGTGGCCATCGGCAAGGGATCCCTCCTCGCCGTCGACGGCATTCACAGCGTCATCGCCGTCCTCGAGGAGGTCGAGAAGGGAAGGCTCCACGACGTCGACTACCTTGAGGCGCAGGCTTGCATCGGCGGGTGCATCGGGGGCCCGCTGGCGGTGGAGAACCCCTTCGTCGCCAGGGTCCGGATGAAGAACCTGTCGGAGCAGTCGGGGCAGAAGGGCTTCCAGTTCTCCGCGGATGAGCTCGCCAACTGGTATGACCAGGGCCTCCTGACGATGAGCAAGAAGGTCGCGGCGAGGCCGGTGATGCAGCTTGACAAGGATCTGCAGCAAGCGATCACGATGACCGGCACCCTCGAGCGGACGGTCGGCGAGCTCCCCGGACTGGACTGCGGCTCCTGCGGTTCGCCGAGCTGTCGGACCTTGGCCGAGGACATCGTCCGCGGGGTGGCCTTCGAGACCGATTGCGTCTTCAAACTCCGCGACCGCGTCCAGGTCCTCGCTCAGGAGGTTTTGGAGCTGGCCCGCAAGGTCCCGCCGGCGATGGGCCAGAAGGGGCCGAACGCGAACCAAGGGCAGGGCGGCGCTTCCGGCCAGAGCCCGCCCGGCGCCGTCGATGGCAGTCCGTCGGGCGGACAGGGACGTTAG
- a CDS encoding ATP-binding protein — protein MRELALHLLDLLQNSAEAGADQVDLSIEEDPARDALRLVVTDNGRGMDAETRRRVLDPFFTTRKTRPVGLGLPLFEAAARRCNGGLEIESAPGAGTTVTATFQRSNIDRAPLGDLPTTLAVFLAGHAGLDLRYRHRLGDRGFVFDSRAVHERLGEVGFDHPLVADWVKGHLSEALANLQKG, from the coding sequence ATGCGCGAACTAGCCTTGCACCTCCTCGATCTGCTCCAGAACTCGGCCGAAGCCGGCGCCGACCAGGTCGACCTCTCCATCGAGGAAGACCCGGCCCGCGACGCACTGCGCCTAGTTGTCACCGACAACGGACGGGGGATGGACGCGGAGACCCGGAGGAGGGTCCTGGACCCCTTTTTTACGACCAGGAAGACAAGGCCCGTCGGGCTTGGGTTGCCGCTCTTCGAGGCGGCCGCCAGGCGCTGCAACGGAGGACTAGAGATAGAGTCGGCTCCGGGGGCGGGGACGACCGTCACCGCTACCTTTCAGCGCTCCAACATCGACCGGGCACCTTTGGGCGATCTCCCCACCACCCTGGCGGTGTTCCTGGCCGGCCATGCCGGCCTGGACCTGCGCTACCGCCATCGCCTGGGGGACAGGGGGTTCGTCTTCGACAGCCGGGCCGTTCATGAGCGGTTGGGAGAGGTGGGTTTTGACCACCCACTCGTCGCCGACTGGGTCAAGGGGCACTTATCCGAGGCATTGGCGAATCTGCAAAAGGGGTGA
- a CDS encoding DRTGG domain-containing protein, producing the protein MRLREIAERLGLAVAAQGRGLDTEVTGGYCSDLLSDVMAHAREGNVWITIQTHQNVIAVGSLTAVAGVVITGGFAPEPETLAKAEREGLTLLQTREGSFETAGRIHALLCRHL; encoded by the coding sequence GTGCGGTTGAGGGAGATCGCCGAGCGGCTCGGCTTGGCGGTGGCCGCCCAGGGGCGGGGCCTCGACACCGAGGTGACCGGGGGTTATTGCTCCGATCTCCTCAGTGACGTGATGGCCCACGCTAGGGAAGGGAATGTCTGGATCACCATCCAGACCCACCAAAACGTGATCGCGGTCGGCAGCCTGACGGCGGTGGCCGGGGTGGTCATCACCGGAGGGTTCGCCCCCGAGCCCGAGACCCTGGCCAAGGCCGAGCGGGAGGGGCTGACCCTCCTACAGACCCGCGAGGGGAGCTTCGAGACGGCGGGCCGGATTCACGCTTTGCTCTGCCGCCATTTGTGA